Genomic segment of Pelmatolapia mariae isolate MD_Pm_ZW linkage group LG6, Pm_UMD_F_2, whole genome shotgun sequence:
CTGCTGCTCAACCGCGTACACAGTGTATGGTGAGAACTTTCTCATGGAGGATGACAGCACAAGGCTGGTTGCAGTTCAAGTTATCCTCATCCTTGCTTACAGCACAATCATCTTGTTTGGAGTCACTGGGAACTCCTTGGTGATATATGTCGTCTACAAGTTCAAAAATCTGCGGACTGTGACCAATTTCTTTATCGTAAACTTGGCTGTTGCTGACTTGCTCGTAAACACGCTGTGCTTACCTTTCACCCTTGTCAACACCCTCTATGGCAAATGGATGTTTGGTCAGGTGTTGTGCTTCATGCTACCCTGTGCTCAAGGCATGGCTGTGCACGTGTCCACCATCACTCTGAATATCATTGCTCTGGACCGCCACAGGAACATTGTCTACCACATGGAGACTAAGATGTCCAAAGACATGTGTGCTGTTGTTATCGTCATCACGTGGGCCGTCAGTGCCCTGTTGGCTAGTCCCCTTGCCATTTTCAGGGAGTACGAGATGCTTGATCTGTCACCGGCCGATACTCTTCACGTGTGTGCGGAGAAGTGGCCGGGAAGCAGCATGAATGGAGCCATCTACAGTATATCGATGCTTCTGGTTCAGTACTGTTTGCCTTTAATAATCAACTCTGTCGCTTACATTCGCATCTGGAATAAACTGAAGAATCACATGGCTCATCGAAACGATCGAAATGACCGTAATCAGCGAAGGAAGAAGACCACCAAGATGCTCCTGACCATGGTGGTGGTCTTTGCCGTCAGCTGGTTGCCTTTCCACGCCTTCCAGTTGGCCGTTGACATCGACAGCAGCGTGCCGTACATGAAGGACTTCAAGCTGCTTTTCACTGTGTTCCATATCATAGCGATGTGCTCAACATTCGTCAACCCCATCCTGTACGGCTGGATGAACAACAACTACAGGATGGCTTTTATGTCTGTGTTTAAGTGTTACCCGCTTTCCAGCGTGACCGCAAGATGCTCCAAAGCcagagagacacagaaagaCGAAGATGGGGTTTGTACTGATTGTAAATCAACAAATGTCTAAAGTTGCACAATTTAAGGGAATGGACTGATAATTAGCTGTTCAAATGTGAAGTgtgtattttatgtttattttgggCATTTTGACCACACATAATAATGGATGATTAAAaggactttttaaatgttttaaagggCTTAAACTTTAAAGTAGTTAACTTCTAACATCAAATAGAGCAACAAAGGGGGGTATCATTAACACACCTGTGAAACTGTACTCATGGCTTCGTGACATACATGTATATGTCTTAAAATACTGCAGGATCCAATCTGCCATCCGCAATATACTGGTGTTATCTACATTTTTGCAGTCTGAAAAATAACTGACAAATACGCGCTGTAATAATGAACTTCTTCTCAATTTTGATTTCTGTTGCAACGCCACCAGTACAGCTCTCTTACAATATCTGCATAACATGAATTGATTTTTAGCTTTTctgattttttctttattaacaTTGTTTGAAGTTTATTTGAATTCTTGGTTCGGCTCCCACCCTTAAGTTACCACAAAAGCTTCTCAAATATCAGAATAAGCTTCCTCGACACTAGAATGAAACAACAATATATTATTGTgacaaaaaagctgaaaaccaaaaaacctCCCCCACTCTCAAAATCTCATGTTTTTCTGATCGTTCATCctaataatttattttcctgCTCACGCTGATGCCAGGCTGCACAGACTTTAATGGCGtatttattgacacattttaCTGAAATGTAGCAAAGTCTTGAcatgtttaattaattaattaattagctAATTGGATTATTCTCTcacaatatgaataaataattaaaacagtAAGCATTTTATCAtaagcaattaaaaaaacagatgtttgtagtcatttatttatttttattttacatttttttaatttgtggtCCCTGCCAcacttttttaatgaatttggcTTGTTGTGTTAAAAATGTACACACTGATAAGACACAAGGCTTGAAGATAAACACCAATCTTCtatgtcaaaatgaaacttTGCAGTCTAACCTAGCAATTACTTTTCAAACAATTAAACCTTTAGAGGGGCAATAACTGTATCTGCTGCTCACATTTgtgaacacagaaacagaaaagtttAACAATTGTATTGGTTGTTCTTATAGGGTTATATATAAACTTactgaaacaaaataaatacagaaaaatgaaaaatgtaaggTAAACAAAAAAAGTACTGTTTGATCCTGTCCTTTGTTATGCTCCACACATCACATCGTCCACATCACGAGCAGTGCCATCCGTGGCTTGGCAACGGGGAAGATATCACCTTGCTCTTCTGTCGAGTGGACTGAAATCACATTGATGTACTTGCATGCCTTTCATTGCTTGAAAAAGAGGACCGGACCAAGGTTTGTTCTTGGTTCTGATGTTCTCCCTCCTATTCCCCttatcttcctcttcctcccacTCTCTTTATCTCAAAGTTTGCAGAGTTCTTACAAAGGAGTTGAGCTTCTAAGGCTCAGGCTGCCTGTTGTATAACTGATTTCAAGCACGTGTGGGTGTTTCCAGGTATGTTTGGCAAAGACTGGAGAAAAGTGTTATCTCAATGATTGCAAGAGATTTCATTCTTCACCAACATGTTGGAAGAAACACGTGTGGTGTTTAACAAGCAGTGTTCTGCACAATTGCATCAGATTACAAAGTACTAAAGAATATCTGCTCTTGCTTTTGCTAATAGATAGATTTGTTACTGTCATTGTGCATTTTGTTCCATGAATCAGTCTTTTACACAGGAGCAtgtagaataaataaaataagaagaataaaaagaaccTAGGCCGTACTAAATTGGCTGTTGCTAAGTGTTTGACTTGGATTGTGCAATTAAGAATAAATACTCaataataaataacagaaaaattatGATATAATTGAAAGAATTGAATATCCAGTGAATTTAAAGTTTAAGTTGCCAGTTCAGCTCAGGCTTCCAGGGTTATAAAGATATAGTTGGAAAAGTTAACGTATCCATGTTTCTGTCTAAGCATTCACTTTCAACGTGTAAGAAAGCAGCAAAGCTGTAATGGTTTACAAGGTTAACAAACTGTGgcaaaatgaaaatgtgctATTAGGAGCTCTATAATGACAGTGTTTGCAGTGATGGTACAAATATACTATAAATTATAAATACCATCTATGCAATTACAGTTATGTTGATCATGTGCTTTCTTGTGCTTCTCATAGCATCAATACGTTTAGAGACGATTCAGCAGAAGAGCCCAGCTAAGACAAGCAAGTGAAACCAAGAACAAGCTTTTTACCCGAATTATCGTATAACCGTTAAATCCCTGCATCTATTTAATTTTTCCTTAAACTTTTACGTGTGGTTAATGCTAAACTCCTAAACTTTATTTCTGACATAAAGTGGCTCTTTTCCAGCTAATCTGCATCGTAAACAACACTTAATCTGATTgggttttaaatatttctttgatGCTCTTGTTAATGGTCATGATTTGAATGCATGGTTTGAAGTACAGGAGTCGTGAATACGTTGAAATTTTGACTGTGATCATCTGTGATCACAGTTATAAAACTGTGTACAATGATGACGTTATTGCCTTCCTGTGTGAATTAACCTTCATACACACTTATTTTATTGATAGAtaatgaatatttaatatatagtTTAATTCGTGACatgtaaatgtaacaaatttAAGAAATGGCATGTGAAGTAAATGCCACTAATTATTCTGTCCTTGCTTTAAATTTGAGAATCATTTGATATTCAGTGGTGTCTTAGCTGTAGTTGCAgatgtttgcacttttttttgtttgtttgttttttaatttaattctgaGTTCAACAGGAAAGTAAAATAGTTCCTACCCCTCCCCCAATTGTCTTTGTTTGCAGTGAGCATTGTAATCACCACTATTTACTCTTACACTGATTATCTCGGCGCTCAGGTTTTGAAGTGTTCTTCCTGTTGACCGCGTCCTTAGTGATTTACTTTACGTGTACGTGAGGAGCCAAGGGACTGGGATATTGGCTGTGGGTCTCCATTTTTAGTAAGCTATTCATGGTGTATTCAGCATTAAATCAATAATTGTTTCTTTGGCTGTCTGGCAGAGCAGGTGCTGCTGTCACAAAGCATCTGTCCAGGATGAGGGTACATACTAATCAAATAAATTGAACAATAGCTTTAAaacaaattcaattttattattttttgctgGT
This window contains:
- the npy2r gene encoding neuropeptide Y receptor type 2 produces the protein MNTAEQLNMTQVEDYQLQPSNCCSTAYTVYGENFLMEDDSTRLVAVQVILILAYSTIILFGVTGNSLVIYVVYKFKNLRTVTNFFIVNLAVADLLVNTLCLPFTLVNTLYGKWMFGQVLCFMLPCAQGMAVHVSTITLNIIALDRHRNIVYHMETKMSKDMCAVVIVITWAVSALLASPLAIFREYEMLDLSPADTLHVCAEKWPGSSMNGAIYSISMLLVQYCLPLIINSVAYIRIWNKLKNHMAHRNDRNDRNQRRKKTTKMLLTMVVVFAVSWLPFHAFQLAVDIDSSVPYMKDFKLLFTVFHIIAMCSTFVNPILYGWMNNNYRMAFMSVFKCYPLSSVTARCSKARETQKDEDGVCTDCKSTNV